In the genome of Trichomycterus rosablanca isolate fTriRos1 chromosome 24, fTriRos1.hap1, whole genome shotgun sequence, one region contains:
- the rbm15b gene encoding putative RNA-binding protein 15B, with product MKRQAEREVSPSRALAKRVRERDRERAREERGGLLPRPASALPKNKPSGADPLGGSRSLEYKTLLISNLGSQMTDEHVEDGLFHEFKKFGDVSVKLSHTPELGRIAYVNFRQTESAREARHAKSRLVLYDRPLKVEPMYVRRRSPTPPEAPFIPVHASYPYRQRSLSPGPGGIRDARARHYVDALTLRERERVLDYYAALEERSRAYAYPLPEDDLMPEDDQRATRNLFIGNLDHNVSEAELRQGFDKYGIIEEVVIKRPARGQGCAYAFLKFQNLDMAHRAKVAMQGRVFGGNQVKIGYGKANPTTRLWVGGLGPNTSLAALAREFDRFGSIRTIDYVKGDNFAYIHYESLDAAQAACTQMRGFPLGGPNRRLRVDFAKTEENRAYPQQYPPPPVPLPTHYDVLADGYGCHRTLEREIRARARSPSHPLFTERERGPERDWSPPKNTERRSTEAFGRSRARSRSRERHTKGWEERRKRRSRSRSPSAGESIEDRGRLRARPGRPTTPDDSPDRVRGRLPDSTSDPQDHTPDGSRHSSDERHTLDSKRVGDAERNHRKNDPEPDSHSEKPKAEEKKPSTLSEYAQTLSRVWHGSLVLKNSLFPTSLHLLDGGANFFLSLLKDQSESARITQLKIAQRLRLDQPKLDEVSRRIRLGGADGYTVLLAVQGPMDRSSPPPDGLQKRFLRNLVTYLRSKQAAGVISLPLGGPKDGELGGMLYAFPPCEFSQQFLQNVSKTLGKIEEEHLVVVIVRDTTQP from the coding sequence ATGAAGCGTCAGGCGGAGCGGGAGGTCAGTCCGAGCCGAGCTCTGGCCAAACGTGTCCGGGAGAGAGACCGGGAGAGAGCACGGGAGGAGCGGGGAGGGCTGCTGCCCCGGCCTGCGTCCGCGCTGCCCAAAAACAAACCGTCCGGCGCCGATCCGCTGGGTGGCAGCAGGAGTCTGGAGTACAAGACTTTACTGATTAGTAACCTGGGCTCTCAGATGACCGATGAACACGTGGAGGACGGACTGTTCCACGAGTTTAAGAAGTTCGGCGATGTCAGTGTCAAGCTCTCTCACACGCCCGAATTGGGGCGAATCGCGTACGTGAACTTCCGGCAGACCGAAAGCGCCCGGGAGGCACGGCACGCCAAGTCTCGACTCGTCCTGTACGACCGTCCCCTCAAAGTCGAACCCATGTACGTCCGGCGCAGGAGCCCGACTCCTCCGGAAGCGCCGTTCATCCCCGTCCACGCCTCGTACCCGTACCGCCAACGTTCTCTCTCCCCCGGACCCGGGGGCATCCGGGACGCCCGGGCGAGACACTACGTAGACGCCCTGACTCTGCGAGAGCGCGAGCGCGTTTTGGACTACTACGCCGCCCTGGAGGAGCGAAGCCGCGCCTACGCGTACCCGCTCCCCGAGGACGACCTGATGCCCGAGGACGACCAGCGAGCCACGAGGAACCTGTTCATCGGCAACCTGGATCATAACGTCTCGGAAGCCGAGCTGCGCCAGGGTTTCGACAAGTACGGCATCATCGAAGAAGTGGTCATCAAGAGGCCGGCGCGTGGGCAGGGCTGTGCGTACGCCTTCCTCAAGTTCCAGAACCTGGACATGGCTCACAGGGCGAAGGTCGCCATGCAGGGTCGGGTCTtcggcggcaatcaggtgaagATCGGCTACGGCAAGGCTAATCCTACGACCCGGCTCTGGGTGGGCGGCTTGGGGCCGAACACCTCGTTGGCGGCCCTGGCGCGAGAGTTTGACCGTTTCGGCAGCATTCGGACCATCGATTATGTAAAAGGGGACAACTTCGCGTACATCCACTATGAAAGTCTGGACGCGGCGCAGGCGGCGTGTACGCAAATGCGCGGATTCCCGTTGGGCGGGCCCAACCGCAGGCTGCGTGTCGACTTCGCGAAGACAGAGGAGAACCGGGCGTACCCGCAGCAGTACCCGCCCCCGCCTGTACCGCTACCGACGCATTATGATGTTCTCGCTGATGGATACGGGTGCCATCGGACCCTGGAGCGGGAGATAAGAGCCAGAGCTCGCTCGCCGTCCCATCCTCTGTTTACAGAGCGGGAACGTGGCCCGGAGAGAGACTGGAGCCCGCCGAAAAATACAGAGCGGCGGAGCACCGAAGCGTTCGGCCGGTCGAGGGCGCGCAGCCGGAGCCGGGAACGGCACACGAAGGGCTGGGAGGAAAGACGCAAGCGCAGGAGTCGGAGTCGGAGCCCAAGTGCTGGTGAGTCGATTGAGGACAGAGGGCGATTACGAGCACGTCCGGGGCGCCCCACGACCCCAGACGACAGCCCAGACAGGGTCCGCGGGCGCCTCCCTGACTCGACGTCCGATCCGCAGGACCACACGCCGGACGGCAGTCGACATTCCAGCGACGAACGTCACACGCTCGACTCCAAGAGGGTCGGAGATGCCGAGCGCAATCACCGCAAGAACGACCCCGAACCAGATTCTCACTCCGAGAAGCCGAAAGCCGAGGAGAAGAAGCCCAGCACCCTGTCCGAATACGCCCAGACGCTCAGCCGAGTCTGGCACGGCTCCCTCGTGCTGAAGAACAGCCTGTTTCCCACCAGCCTGCACCTCTTAGACGGCGGCGCCAACTTCTTCCTGTCGTTGCTCAAGGACCAGTCGGAGAGCGCCAGGATCACGCAGCTGAAAATCGCCCAGCGGCTGCGACTCGACCAGCCCAAGCTCGACGAGGTGAGCAGACGGATCAGACTAGGCGGCGCCGACGGGTACACCGTCCTCCTGGCCGTGCAGGGCCCGATGGACCGGAGCTCGCCGCCCCCCGACGGGCTTCAGAAGCGTTTCCTGCGCAACCTGGTGACCTACCTCAGGAGTAAGCAGGCCGCCGGGGTGATCAGTTTGCCTCTGGGCGGCCCTAAAGACGGCGAGTTGGGCGGGATGCTTTACGCCTTTCCGCCCTGCGAGTTCTCCCAGCAGTTCCTCCAGAACGTTTCCAAAACGCTAGGTAAAATCGAGGAGGAGCACCTGGTGGTCGTCATTGTTCGAGACACGACTCAACCGTAA